Below is a genomic region from Leptotrichia shahii.
TTAATTTTTATTATTTTTTGCTGTTTTTTTATCATTTTCCGTAACTCCTAATGCTCATTTTTATTGGCTTTGAGTGGATTTTTCTTCTTATTTTTCATTTCTTATAGTGGTAGGAATTTTTTCCACAGTCTTATTTTACCATATTTTTCTAATTTTTCAAAATTTTTTTTGATTTTTTGTATAAATAACTTCTATTGCCGTTCAGTTGGATAGTGTATTTGTTATGAATTTTTTCAGCAAGGGGACAAGCCCCTTATTATTAAAAATATTTTAGTTTTTAAATAAAATTTAGTATCACACTTCCAATTTCTATCTGTTTTCATTTTTATCTTTTAATTTTTTCTGAATAAACTTTACCAGCAAAAATCCAGTTAATCCTCCAGTAATCACTGCAATAACTACTAGTATTTCTTCTAAATCCATATTTCACCTTTTTCTTTACTTTCAAAATTATTTTCCTAATAACTTCTTAATTCCTTCAATCAGCAAAACATGCTCCTTCTCAAGCACCCTCTTCTGCAAGATTTCAGGTGTATCATCACTAAGCACAGGAACTTTCATCTGTAAAATTACTTCTCCCGTATCAACTCCTGTATCAACAAAATGAATTGTGCAACCGCTTTCAGTTTCTTTTGCTTCGATAACTGCTCTGTGAACATTCATTCCATACATTCCTTTTCCACCAAATTTTGGAAGCAATGATGGATGGATATTTATAATTTTTCTTGACCATTTTTTTATAAATTCTGGCGATAAAATTGACAGATATCCTGCTAATACGATATAATCTGTTTTTTTGTCATCATTTTCAAGGATATCGCTAATTTCATCAGATAATTTTTCTTTTAATACTTTTCTGTCAAGCAAAACATTTTTTATACCATGTTTTTCTGCTCTCTCCAATCCATAGCACTCTCTATCTGCAATTACATAAGAAATTTCACAATTTAAGTTTCCTTGCTCAATATTGTTAATAATTGATTGTAAGTTCGACCCTCCACCAGAAACTAGAACTGCTATTCTTTTTTTATTTTTATTAAACATTTTTTCACTCTCTTTAAAATT
It encodes:
- the purN gene encoding phosphoribosylglycinamide formyltransferase gives rise to the protein MFNKNKKRIAVLVSGGGSNLQSIINNIEQGNLNCEISYVIADRECYGLERAEKHGIKNVLLDRKVLKEKLSDEISDILENDDKKTDYIVLAGYLSILSPEFIKKWSRKIINIHPSLLPKFGGKGMYGMNVHRAVIEAKETESGCTIHFVDTGVDTGEVILQMKVPVLSDDTPEILQKRVLEKEHVLLIEGIKKLLGK